The following nucleotide sequence is from Streptomyces xiamenensis.
CCACAGCTGCTCTTGCCTGCCCCGACGCCGGAGCGTAGGACGAGGGGCACAAGGACGTGCGGCGTGGCATGCCCGGTACCGCACAACCGAGTGCCGTGAGCCCGCCACGCCAGATCGATGGAGGACGGAACTCATGCGCAGTTCGATTCGGGGACCCCGGAGAACGGCCCGCGCGGCCGCGGCGGTGGCCGTCGTATCCGCACTCGCCTTCACGGCGGCGTGCAGTGGCGACAGCGACAGCGACGGGGGGAACGGCAGCGGAGGCAACGACAGCGACGGCGAGCACGCCGCTTCCATAGAACTGCCCGACCTCAGCGGCCAGTCGCTGGAGGTGGCGGCCGTGTGGACGGGCGCCGAGCGCGACAACTTCGTCGCGGTGCTCGACGAGTTCGAGGAGCGCACCGGCGCGAAGGTCAGCTTCGTGCCCAGCAGCGACAACGTGTCCAACTTCGTCGGCACCAAGATCGAGGGCGGCGCCCCGCCGGACATCGTCATGGTGCCGCAGGTCGGTGTGCTGCACGAGTTCGCGGAGAAGGGCTGGCTGGCCCCGCTGGGCCCCACCGTCCAGGAGCAGCTGGACGCCAACTTCGGTCAGGGCTGGCAGGACCTGGGCGCGTACGACGGCGAACAGTACGGCGTGTACGTGAAGGTCGCCAACAAGTCGCTGGTCTGGTACAACGCCACCTCCTTCGCGACCGCGGGCGCCACCGAGCCCACCAGCTGGCAGGAGTTCATCGACACGGCGTGGCTGCTGTCCGACTCGGGCACGACCCCGGTGTCGGTGGCCGGCGCCGACGGCTGGACACTCACCGACTGGTTCGAGAACATCTACCTCTCGCAGGCCGGCCCCGAGGCGTACGACCAGCTCGCCGCGCACGAGATCCCGTGGACGGACGAGACCGTCACCAACGCGCTCACCACCCTGGGCGAACTCTTCGGCGAGGACACCCTGCTGGCGGGCGGCGCCTCCGGCGCGCTGCAGACCGACTTCCCCGCCTCCGTGACCAACACCTTCTCGGACCTGGAGGCCCCGTCCTCCGGCATGGTGTACGAAGGCGACTTCGTGGCCGCGTTCATCGCGGGCAACACCGACGCGGTCGTCGGCGAGGACGCGCTGGTCTTCCCGTTCCCGGCCGTGGACGGCGAGGCCCCGGTGGTGACGGCGGGCGACGCCGCGGTGGCGCTGACCACCGACGGCACCGCCACCGAGGCGCAGGAGGCGCTGCTGGCGTT
It contains:
- a CDS encoding ABC transporter substrate-binding protein: MRSSIRGPRRTARAAAAVAVVSALAFTAACSGDSDSDGGNGSGGNDSDGEHAASIELPDLSGQSLEVAAVWTGAERDNFVAVLDEFEERTGAKVSFVPSSDNVSNFVGTKIEGGAPPDIVMVPQVGVLHEFAEKGWLAPLGPTVQEQLDANFGQGWQDLGAYDGEQYGVYVKVANKSLVWYNATSFATAGATEPTSWQEFIDTAWLLSDSGTTPVSVAGADGWTLTDWFENIYLSQAGPEAYDQLAAHEIPWTDETVTNALTTLGELFGEDTLLAGGASGALQTDFPASVTNTFSDLEAPSSGMVYEGDFVAAFIAGNTDAVVGEDALVFPFPAVDGEAPVVTAGDAAVALTTDGTATEAQEALLAFLASTDAARVWAGPGGYLSPNHALELEAYPDQVTQDIAAALIAAGDNFRFDMSDQAPAAFGGTTGQGMWQGLQNFLRDPADIEGAQEYLEAQAVRAYGN